A segment of the Micromonospora sediminicola genome:
CGCGATGCTCCACCAGGGCTCGAATGGCGCCGGCTGCAAGTTCATCTGAGTTTCTCCGATGATGCGCCGTCGTCTTCTCCGGGCGGCGGCGCAGATTCGCGCCCGTGCTTTTTGCGCTCGCTCGATCCCACCGGAAGAACCGATTACCGCAATGTGGTCCGCTGTTCCTGCCAGCGACCAGAATTGACCCCCACCCGGGTTGCGCTCGATGGGTTGGGGTCGGGATGCGGCCCGACCGTGGACGTGAACTCCTCGACCGAGCGAGCGGGTGCGGGTCCGGAGCGTCGGTGGCCCGCGGGGCGGATGACGAGGTGCCAACGGGGCGACGGCGGGTATACCCGACGATACGGATCGACATAGACGAGCCGAGGGCCGCCGAGCAGTTCTGGGAGGGCATGCGGGAGGTGGCTGCCAGTGCCGCCCGACACCAGGACCGCGATCTCTACCGGTCTCTCGTCAAGATCGGTCGGGCGGCGCTGGCCCAGGGCGCGGAACTCGTCCCGTCCTGCGGCCTGTTCCTACCGTGTCCGGTCTGCGACTCCCTGCCCGGCGAACGGTGCATCAACGTGCCCGGTCAGCCGCTGGACGACGCCACCCTTCACCCCCAGCGCGTCCAGATGGCGGAGCGGGCGCTGCGGGGAGAGGTGCCGCTGCCCTCGCCCCTCGGCTGACCGGGCGCCGCACTCGCGCTGACCGGCTGCCGCGTCGGCTTCATGGACGGGTCCACAGTGTAGAGACTCGGCCCGTCGGGGGATGGGAGGGCGAGCCCCGGGTGCACTAGCCTGCGGCGCATGCGGACCGAGCGCGGGGTACGTCGATCTCTGCTGGCCGCCCTCGTCCTCACGGTGACCAGCATCGTCGTGAACTACTCGACGTCCCAGGTGCCCGCCTTCCTGGCCGGGAACCTGTGGATCGCGTGGACGCTGACCGTCCTGTGCGTCGTCGGTTACCTGGTGCTGGAGTTCCGGCCCGCCGTCGATCCGGCGGAACTGGGACAGGTCAGCCCGCGGGTGCGGCGACGTCACCTGCGTCCCGCTCTCGAACTGGACGCGATTCCTGTCGCGTCCAACGTCCGGATCAGCGCGGTCGAATACGGCGAGGGCCCGCAGAAACGGGTGCTGGTCCCGGGCCGGGACCTGTGCGTCCTACCGGCCGACTGGTCGCTGGCCGCCGCGGGGGCGGCGAACGCTGGCCGGCTCGACCTGCACACCGCCCTGACCGGGACGGACCTCGCCCGCGCCACGCCGCTGCCACACCGGTTCGTGGTGCGCGGCACGTGTCGCGCGGCAGCCACCGTCGTCCTGCACATCATCACCGACCTCGCCTACCTGCAAGCTGTGTCCGGGCGGCCCCCGCAGCGACGCTTCGCCGCGGTCGGCCTGCTCGACCGCGGCGGCATACTGCCCTACGTCGACGGAGTGGCCCTGCACAGCGGGCACGTCGAGGTGGCGCGATCGACTGGTACACCGGGGCTGGTCGTCGCGGTCGAGTGCGTCGGTGGCCGGCCGGTGTCACGCACGCCCTACCTTCTCGTCGTCCGTGCCGGAATCCGCTACCCCGAGGACGTCTGGCTGTCACCGGCGACCGGTCGTCCGCTCCTGTCGGGTCCGGACCCGGAACGCGCCCGGGTGGCGTTCGAGTCGCCGCAGCCGAACGGGCTGGCGACCGACATGTTCGCTTGCGACCTCGACGGCCGACGGATGAACAACCTGACCCGCAAGAGCGTCGACAGCTACGACGGTTTCGGGGACGGCACCCAGGTGACGTGGGTGGACCAGACGCACCTGCGGGTGTTCTCGGAGCTGGCTCCCGACCAGAGCACGCGCATCGTCCAGGACCGGGTCGAGGGGCGGAGTCGCCACGGCGACGAGGTGCGGTAGCGGTCGGGTGCGGTCAGGAGCATCATGGTCCCACGGGAGTCGTCCCGCTGATCTAGCTTGGTCCGGTGGCTTCGAAACCCGTGACGACCGTCCTGTTCGACTTCGCGTGGACCCTGTTCGCCAGAGACCCGGACCGCTGGGTCGGCAGCGCCGCGGCACTGATCGGCCGGGAGGTGGCCGCCGGTGACGCTCAGCGCATCACCGCGGATTTCGCCGAGATGTTGCGGGCAACGGCTGCGGACCCCGCTCATGTTGCCCGCGACCTGGACCCGCAGGTGTGGGACCGGGCGATTCTGGCCGTCCTGCAGCAGATCCGTGGGGTGGACCTGCCGTTCGCGCGAGCCCTGCACGAAACGCACGCCGAAGCACTCGAGCCGTACGCGGACACGTCCTCCACTCTCGCTGCCCTCAGCGCCCGCGGTATTCGTCTTGGCGTGGTGAGCAACACCGGCTGGGACATTCGCGAATGCTTTGCCCGGCACGGACTGGACCGCTACATCGACGCATACGTGCTTTCCTACGAGGTCGGCTTCATCAAGCCCGACGTGCAGATCTGGCGCACCGCACTCGACGCCCTGGGGGCACAGCCGGATCGGACGCTGATGGTCGGCGACCATCCCAGCGGCGACGGTGGTTCCGTGGCCGCCGGCATACCGGCCCTGGTGCTACCGATGACGAGTTCGCCGGCCCAGCTTCGCGGATTCCACCACGTGCTGACGTTGGCCGGCATGTGAGATCGATGCGGCTCCTGATTGTCGACGTTGCCCCGCGTACTACCCGGAGGGCACCGAGTTCCGCGTCGCCTGACGCCCCGGTCAGTCGATCCGCGGGCTGCGCCGTTCGATCAGCGTGACGTCCCGCCACACGCCGTGGTGCCGGCCGATCCGCTGCCGGGTGCCGACCACCCGGAACCCGCAGCGCTCGTGCAGGGCGAGGCTCGCGGTGTTCTCCGGGAACACACCGGACTGGATGGTCCAGATGCCGGCCGCCTCGGTGGAGGCCGCCAACGCGTCCAGCAGGGCCCGGCCGACGCCCCGCCCCCGCGCCCCGGGGTGCACGTAGACGGAGTGCTCGACCACGCCGGCGTAGACGCAGCGGTCCGAGACCGCCGAGCAGGCCACCCAGCCGAGCACCTGCCCGGCCGGGTCGAGCGCCACCCACCGGTGCCCGGGCAGCCGGGTGGCGGTGAACCGGGACCAGTCGGGCGGCTCGGTCTCGAACGTGGCGTCCCCCTCGGCGATGCCGAGGCGGTAGATCTCCAGCACGGCGTCGGCGTGCGTGTCGTCCATCGCGGCGACGGTGACGGTCATCGACCCCTCCTGACCCTGTGGCGGCCGAGGCCCGGCCGCGCCAGCGTAACCGGCACGACCGAGGGCCGGGAGGAACGGTCCCGGCCCTCGGCGTGGCCGCTACCGGTTCCGGTAGACCGAGATGTGCGCCCGGCTGTCGGCGTCGAACGGGGTCCGGTCCCAGTCCGCGTACCGCTCGGCGAGGCGCAGCCCGGCGCGTTCCGCCATCTCGTCGATCTGCTCCGGCCAGGCGTAGCGCATGGCGAACGGCCTGAGGTGCACACCGTCGGCGTCGAACGTGACGGTCTGCCGCACGAACGTCTGCGCCGCCCGGTCGTACCGGTGCAGTCGGATGGTGGCCGAGTCCTCGGTCACCTCCCGGACCTGGACCTGCTCGTCCCGGTCGAAGTCGGCCGGGTCGGGCACGTAGGTCTCGACCACGAACGCCCCGCCGGGGGTCAGCACCCGGGCGACGTTGCGGAAGCAGGCCGCCTGGCGCTCGGCGTCGACCAGGTTGAACAGCGTGTTGAACACCAGGAAGACCAGACGGTACGGCCCGGCCACCGGGACGTCCGCCATGTCGCCGATGGTGACCGGCATGTGCTCGCCGCCCGGCTTGGCGCGCAGCTGCGCCACCATCTCCGGGGACGCCTCGACGCCCTCCACGGTGAGGCCGCGGGCGGCCAGCGGCAGCGCCACCCGGCCGGTGCCGACGGCCAGTTCGAGCACCGGGCCGCCGTCGGCCAGCGGGGCGAGGAAGTCGACAGCGGGAGCGGGGTCGGGATTGCCCGGGCCGTCGTAGGTGGCGGCCCAGAGCCGGCCGAACAGGCCGGGATCGTCGAAGACGGACATCACGGCAGCAGACCAGCCCTCCGCCACCCGCGACAACCGGATTACCGCGCCTCAGCCGGCCCGCAGGGCGTCGTCGACAGCGGTCTCCCGGCGACCCAGGTGCACCGGGTCGCGGCCGGAGAGCACGTCCGCCGCGGCCTTCACGGCGGCGCCGTACTCCCGGGTCGTGCTGATCCGCCACTGGTCGGCGTACCGGCGGGCGGTGTCGTCGCCGACGCCGTTGGTGTCGATGCCGAGGCGCCGGCAGAGCGTCACCGCGCGGGGCAGGTGGAACGACTGGGTGACCACGGTGGCCTGCCGCACCCCGAAGACGCGTCGGGCCCGGGCGCACGAGTCGTAGGTGTCGAAACCGGCGTGGTCCAGCACCACCCTGTCCGCCGGCACACCGCGCTCGACCAGCCAGCGCCGCATCGCGTCCGGCTCGTCGTAGTCCCAGTTCATGTGGTCGCCGGAGACCAGCACCACCCGGACCTTGCCGGCCGCGAAGAGTTGCCGCGCGATCTCCAACCGGCCGGCCAGGAACGGCGACGGCGTCCCGTCGGGCTCGACCTTCGCGCCGAGCACCAGCGCCACCGGCGCCTCCGGCACGTCGGCGGCGGTGAACACGTGCCCCTCGGCGCCGTCGCGGACCCAGACCACGCTGCCGGCGGTCACGGCGGCCGACAGCACCGCGCCGGCGGCGCCGACCAGGAGGAGCCGGCGGATCAGGCGTACGACCCGCCGGTCGGTGGCCCACCAGGCGCGCCACCGCGCGACTCGTCCCCCCATGGCGGCGATTGTGTCACCGTCCGATCAGGAGATGTGGTGCAGGATCACGTTGTGTACGTGGTGGCTCTTCTCCGAGCCACGGAACTCGACCTCGTAGGTGTGCGTGCCGACGTGCACGGCGATCGCGCCGGTGGAGAAGAACGAGCCGCCCCAGTGCTTGTTGCTCACCACGCTCACGCTGGTGATCTTCGAGTAGGGGATGCTGGTGATGGCGTACCGCTTGCCGACGAAGGAGCGGTCCTGGATGATCACCCGCCGGTCGGTCAGGCCGATGAAGCCGGTGCCGGTGCCGATCGCGTCGTAGACGGCGATGATCTGCTCACCGGGCAGCAGCCCGCTCTGGATCTGCTGGAACTGTTCCTTGCGGTCGTACGTCGGGCCAGACATGTCCTCGACGGTAGGGCAGGCGCGCCAGCGCTCAGCGCTCGGTGACCGCCCGGACGGCGTCCTCGATGCGCGCGGCCAGCAGGACCTCACCCTCGGTGAGTGGTTCGTCGTCGCCGTGCCCCACCTTGATCTGGGTGCGGTCGGCCCGGCGGCTGATCTCGGGGCGCAGCCGCAACGCGTCGGCCACCACTGCCACCCGCTCGGTGAGCGCGGCGTGCTGGGTGTCGTCGAGGACGAGCGTGCGGCGGATCTGCTCGCCCTCCCGGGTCCATCCGGACAGCAGGGCGAGCGCGTCGCTGAGGTAGTCGTGCTTCGCCCGGCCGCTGAACAGCACGCGCATCACCGCACCTCCCAGGCGTCGTTGCCGGCTTGTGGCCAAATCGTCGCCATCCCGTGTCCCAGTCGACGCCCTCTAGTTTGTCGCCGCACAGATGGTGTGTCCACGCCCACACTTCCGTGTTCTGTTGGCCTGACGGTCGACTCAGCTACCCAAACCGCCGATTGATCTGGCACGCTGGTGGCTCGTGCGGACCGAACGGGTTACCGGGAACGGGCAGGCCGACCGGCGGGAGCCGAGGGTGGTCGTCGGGGCGGCGATCATCGTGGCCGGCCGGGTCCTCGCCTGC
Coding sequences within it:
- a CDS encoding zinc finger domain-containing protein, with product MREVAASAARHQDRDLYRSLVKIGRAALAQGAELVPSCGLFLPCPVCDSLPGERCINVPGQPLDDATLHPQRVQMAERALRGEVPLPSPLG
- a CDS encoding HAD family hydrolase encodes the protein MASKPVTTVLFDFAWTLFARDPDRWVGSAAALIGREVAAGDAQRITADFAEMLRATAADPAHVARDLDPQVWDRAILAVLQQIRGVDLPFARALHETHAEALEPYADTSSTLAALSARGIRLGVVSNTGWDIRECFARHGLDRYIDAYVLSYEVGFIKPDVQIWRTALDALGAQPDRTLMVGDHPSGDGGSVAAGIPALVLPMTSSPAQLRGFHHVLTLAGM
- a CDS encoding GNAT family N-acetyltransferase; amino-acid sequence: MTVTVAAMDDTHADAVLEIYRLGIAEGDATFETEPPDWSRFTATRLPGHRWVALDPAGQVLGWVACSAVSDRCVYAGVVEHSVYVHPGARGRGVGRALLDALAASTEAAGIWTIQSGVFPENTASLALHERCGFRVVGTRQRIGRHHGVWRDVTLIERRSPRID
- a CDS encoding class I SAM-dependent methyltransferase — protein: MSVFDDPGLFGRLWAATYDGPGNPDPAPAVDFLAPLADGGPVLELAVGTGRVALPLAARGLTVEGVEASPEMVAQLRAKPGGEHMPVTIGDMADVPVAGPYRLVFLVFNTLFNLVDAERQAACFRNVARVLTPGGAFVVETYVPDPADFDRDEQVQVREVTEDSATIRLHRYDRAAQTFVRQTVTFDADGVHLRPFAMRYAWPEQIDEMAERAGLRLAERYADWDRTPFDADSRAHISVYRNR
- a CDS encoding SanA/YdcF family protein, which encodes MGGRVARWRAWWATDRRVVRLIRRLLLVGAAGAVLSAAVTAGSVVWVRDGAEGHVFTAADVPEAPVALVLGAKVEPDGTPSPFLAGRLEIARQLFAAGKVRVVLVSGDHMNWDYDEPDAMRRWLVERGVPADRVVLDHAGFDTYDSCARARRVFGVRQATVVTQSFHLPRAVTLCRRLGIDTNGVGDDTARRYADQWRISTTREYGAAVKAAADVLSGRDPVHLGRRETAVDDALRAG
- a CDS encoding PH domain-containing protein yields the protein MSGPTYDRKEQFQQIQSGLLPGEQIIAVYDAIGTGTGFIGLTDRRVIIQDRSFVGKRYAITSIPYSKITSVSVVSNKHWGGSFFSTGAIAVHVGTHTYEVEFRGSEKSHHVHNVILHHIS
- a CDS encoding 4a-hydroxytetrahydrobiopterin dehydratase, encoding MRVLFSGRAKHDYLSDALALLSGWTREGEQIRRTLVLDDTQHAALTERVAVVADALRLRPEISRRADRTQIKVGHGDDEPLTEGEVLLAARIEDAVRAVTER